The following coding sequences lie in one Synechococcus sp. CC9902 genomic window:
- a CDS encoding DUF3303 domain-containing protein has translation MQHYLIVWNFPTVKGSWEACPSFAGYINSGGPGDHFEGFELKYRVCDPIGGKGMAIAVAADIGKVWAHLAPWIEGFGIHFDVTPVVSDAEFAAMWPGVQASAASA, from the coding sequence ATGCAGCACTACCTCATTGTCTGGAACTTCCCAACAGTGAAGGGGTCTTGGGAAGCCTGCCCTTCATTTGCTGGATACATCAATTCGGGAGGGCCCGGCGATCACTTCGAAGGTTTTGAACTGAAATACCGCGTTTGTGATCCAATCGGTGGAAAAGGAATGGCGATTGCGGTGGCTGCAGACATCGGCAAAGTGTGGGCCCATCTCGCACCTTGGATCGAAGGCTTTGGTATCCATTTCGATGTCACCCCGGTTGTGTCCGATGCAGAGTTCGCTGCCATGTGGCCTGGCGTGCAGGCATCTGCAGCGTCTGCCTGA
- a CDS encoding cupin domain-containing protein gives MIEELFTASRTPGGQVVSYPEGTPEMRVYRITIPVGAKIPLHIHPSPVVVVVEKGRLSNVRIIDGVEVSETLESGEGFLEGHPAEPHYVINRGKRPVVSLVTFASVEGMPNQIQLRP, from the coding sequence ATGATTGAGGAGCTTTTTACCGCAAGTCGAACTCCTGGCGGCCAGGTTGTTTCGTATCCAGAAGGCACCCCCGAAATGCGGGTGTATCGGATCACGATTCCTGTTGGTGCCAAAATTCCCTTGCACATTCATCCATCACCCGTGGTGGTTGTCGTTGAGAAGGGGCGTCTCAGCAACGTTCGCATCATTGATGGTGTTGAAGTCTCTGAAACCCTTGAGTCAGGTGAGGGTTTTCTGGAGGGCCATCCAGCAGAACCGCACTACGTCATCAATAGAGGTAAGAGGCCGGTTGTGAGCTTGGTCACCTTTGCGAGTGTCGAAGGCATGCCGAATCAAATTCAATTGAGGCCTTAG
- a CDS encoding 2Fe-2S iron-sulfur cluster-binding protein gives MSAFKITMHTPKGLQIFECQDDEYILDAAEQAGFDMAYSCRAGACSSCVGKILEGTVDQSDQSFLDDDQIEQGYSLLCVAYATSNLTIKTECEEELW, from the coding sequence ATGTCTGCTTTTAAGATCACAATGCACACACCAAAGGGATTGCAAATATTTGAATGTCAGGATGATGAATATATCCTTGATGCTGCAGAACAAGCGGGATTCGATATGGCATATTCATGCAGGGCTGGGGCTTGTAGCTCATGTGTTGGAAAAATATTAGAAGGTACAGTCGATCAATCCGATCAAAGCTTTTTGGATGATGATCAAATCGAGCAAGGCTATTCATTACTCTGCGTAGCTTACGCAACCTCAAATCTGACGATAAAAACAGAGTGCGAAGAAGAATTATGGTAA
- a CDS encoding high light inducible protein, with protein MDDAKFGFSSFAEQWNGRLAMMGFIIGLGTELLTGQSILHQIGLG; from the coding sequence ATGGATGACGCAAAATTTGGTTTCTCCTCTTTTGCCGAACAATGGAATGGCCGTCTGGCAATGATGGGTTTCATCATTGGCCTCGGTACTGAGCTGCTGACTGGCCAAAGCATCCTGCATCAGATCGGACTTGGGTAA
- a CDS encoding phycobilisome rod-core linker polypeptide gives MKNLSSSKRLDFDYLTQNSRVETIYPFSIDSRREISENSSAELIEKCYRQIFFHSMNSDRDLFLESQFKSGSIEIRDFIRGLLLSDRFYRGYVACNNNERLVEQVIGRVLGRPIYSIRERLSWSILIADRGFTYFVDTILESNEYMQRFGYDEVPRQVNRILPGKEIGEMPIYQRLPRYGESWRNRLIKDNMMMSIDSFNVANRPRTKIDDLIYKEPKGRALLIWRISLTVGIVSSVIIVLSIFNAMFNS, from the coding sequence ATGAAAAATCTTTCATCAAGTAAAAGATTAGATTTCGACTATTTAACTCAGAATTCTCGCGTAGAAACAATCTATCCTTTCAGTATTGATTCTCGAAGAGAGATATCTGAGAATTCATCTGCTGAACTAATTGAAAAATGTTATCGACAAATATTTTTTCATTCAATGAATTCCGACCGTGATCTCTTCCTTGAGTCGCAGTTTAAAAGCGGCAGTATTGAAATAAGAGATTTCATTAGAGGATTACTGCTATCAGATCGTTTTTATCGAGGTTATGTTGCCTGCAATAATAACGAACGACTTGTTGAACAGGTGATCGGTCGGGTTTTGGGGAGACCTATTTATAGCATTCGTGAAAGACTGTCTTGGTCTATTTTAATTGCAGATCGGGGATTTACTTATTTCGTAGATACCATTTTAGAGAGCAATGAGTACATGCAGAGATTTGGATACGATGAAGTGCCGAGACAAGTCAATAGAATTCTGCCTGGCAAAGAAATAGGAGAGATGCCTATCTATCAGAGATTACCAAGGTATGGCGAGAGTTGGAGAAATCGTTTAATTAAAGATAACATGATGATGTCTATTGATTCTTTTAATGTTGCTAATAGGCCACGTACCAAAATTGATGATTTGATTTATAAAGAGCCAAAGGGACGAGCATTACTAATCTGGCGAATATCACTAACCGTTGGCATTGTTTCAAGCGTCATAATTGTACTGTCCATCTTTAATGCTATGTTTAATTCTTAA
- a CDS encoding photosystem II protein Y, with amino-acid sequence MDFRILLVFAPIFLALGWAGYNIGRAALGQIQLAIRQYKQNTSD; translated from the coding sequence TTGGACTTTAGAATTCTTCTGGTTTTTGCTCCCATTTTTTTAGCCCTGGGCTGGGCTGGGTACAACATTGGCCGAGCCGCTCTAGGCCAAATTCAGCTAGCCATTCGCCAGTACAAGCAAAATACTTCAGACTGA
- a CDS encoding chlorophyll a/b binding light-harvesting protein: MQSYGNSSVSYDWWAGNSGVAKRSGSFIAAHAAHAGLIMFWAGAFTLFELARYNSALPMGDQGLILLPHMASLGLGLDASATIANTEPYIAIAAFHLVSSAVLGAAGIWHTLRAPKDLSVAEGRAQNFHFEWDDAKKLTFILGHHLIFLGLGVIAFVEWAKHHGIYDTAIGAVRQVEPNIDLGMVWGYQTNFLSISSLEDVMGGHAVLAFILTIGGVWHIISSPFGPFKKILIYSGEAILSYSLAGIALMGFVTSIWCAQNTLIYPVEFYGEALKLNFAFSPYFSDTSAVLNDGHTARAWLANTHFYLAFFFLQGHFWHALRSMGFNFKSVSQALETMDTAKVS; this comes from the coding sequence ATGCAATCCTATGGGAATTCATCAGTCAGCTATGACTGGTGGGCAGGAAATTCAGGAGTAGCCAAACGATCTGGCTCGTTTATTGCGGCGCATGCCGCCCATGCTGGCCTCATCATGTTTTGGGCCGGTGCATTCACTCTCTTTGAGTTGGCTCGTTACAACAGTGCATTGCCTATGGGAGACCAAGGATTAATCCTTTTACCTCATATGGCGTCTTTAGGATTAGGCCTCGACGCGAGTGCAACAATTGCCAATACAGAGCCATACATTGCAATTGCAGCCTTTCATTTGGTCTCTTCCGCGGTGTTGGGAGCAGCAGGTATTTGGCATACGCTCAGAGCCCCGAAAGACTTATCCGTCGCAGAGGGACGAGCACAAAACTTTCACTTTGAATGGGACGACGCCAAGAAACTCACATTTATCCTTGGCCATCATCTGATCTTTCTTGGATTGGGTGTTATTGCATTTGTTGAATGGGCCAAACACCATGGCATCTATGACACTGCAATCGGTGCCGTTCGCCAAGTTGAGCCCAACATTGATCTAGGCATGGTCTGGGGCTATCAGACGAATTTTCTCTCGATTAGTAGCCTTGAGGACGTGATGGGAGGACATGCCGTTCTGGCTTTCATCCTCACTATTGGTGGGGTTTGGCATATTATTTCAAGCCCATTTGGGCCATTCAAAAAGATTTTGATTTATTCCGGTGAAGCAATCCTGTCTTATTCACTGGCAGGGATAGCACTGATGGGATTTGTGACCAGTATCTGGTGTGCACAGAACACTCTGATCTATCCGGTTGAGTTTTATGGAGAGGCTTTGAAACTCAATTTCGCATTCTCCCCATACTTCAGTGATACTTCTGCAGTCTTAAACGATGGACACACCGCAAGAGCCTGGTTGGCCAATACGCATTTCTATCTGGCATTCTTCTTCCTTCAAGGCCATTTTTGGCATGCACTACGCAGTATGGGATTCAACTTTAAAAGTGTATCTCAAGCATTAGAAACAATGGATACTGCCAAAGTAAGCTAA
- a CDS encoding uridine kinase family protein — MNGLIVRGNADNLPPLVCICGGSATGKTHFANGLVRHLESLGLTALPLHCDNYYRSRYKPDPIAGFDTINAIDTEALLADLQAARKRTLTRLRRYDMASRVVDYKPIDESFLSAGYDLIVVEGAYGPQAILPRILIDVVVYLETPLWRRIWRRLRRDVRERGRSPISVLHQTFWQMLPGERRFIVPLRQQAHVVVRDPVKGCRAVLARITGHG, encoded by the coding sequence ATGAATGGCCTGATTGTTCGGGGGAACGCTGATAATTTGCCACCGCTCGTTTGTATTTGTGGCGGTTCGGCAACCGGTAAGACTCATTTTGCGAATGGTCTGGTGCGTCATCTTGAATCTCTTGGGCTTACGGCCCTTCCCTTGCACTGCGACAACTACTACCGAAGTCGGTACAAGCCTGATCCGATCGCTGGGTTTGACACCATCAATGCGATTGATACAGAGGCTCTTCTGGCCGATCTTCAAGCGGCAAGGAAGCGAACGCTCACCCGCTTACGTCGTTACGACATGGCCTCGCGCGTGGTCGATTACAAGCCCATTGATGAAAGTTTCCTCTCCGCTGGTTATGACCTGATTGTTGTGGAGGGTGCCTACGGACCTCAAGCCATCCTTCCTCGAATTTTGATCGATGTAGTGGTGTATCTCGAAACACCACTTTGGCGTCGTATTTGGCGACGACTTCGCCGTGATGTTCGTGAGCGTGGGCGTTCTCCGATCTCTGTGCTCCACCAAACGTTTTGGCAAATGCTTCCTGGGGAACGCCGCTTCATCGTTCCACTACGACAGCAGGCCCATGTTGTGGTGCGTGATCCTGTTAAAGGTTGCCGTGCGGTTTTGGCGCGGATCACCGGTCACGGCTAA